GGCGGCCCCTGCGGCGCCTGCCGTGGTTGCCTCTGCAGCGAGCGCAGCGGCACGTAGCGGTGAGGCCACCCGGTATGTAGGCACCCCCGCCGTGGGAACTTCGAAGGCAGCGGCGGCAGGTGGGCTGGCCTCAGCAGGACCGCGTAATACGGAAGTTGATCAGGCCCGCCGCCGATTGGTGTGGAGCGCGGTGGCCGCTTTTCTAGGCGCGTGGTTCATCGCGTTCTTTCGGTTTTTCCTGCCGCGGACACTATTCGAACCAACCACTGTATTCAAAATTGGCACATCATCTGACTACGGCTTAGGGATTGATGAGAAGTGGCTGCAGAAGTATCGGATCTGGGTGGACCGCACACCGGAGCGGCTCTTTGTGATTTACGCGCGCTGCACGCACCTGGGGTGCACGCCCGACTGGAAACCGGCGGAGAACAAGTTCAAATGTCCGTGTCACGGCAGCGGCTACGACAATGAGGCCATCAACTTCGAAGGTCCCGCGCCCCGTCCCATGGATCGGGCACATATCGAGATCGCTCCCGATGGGCAAATCCTGGTGGACACCTCGCGCTTGTATTCATGGCCCAAAGGGCAGCCAAGCCAATTCAACGATCCAGGGGCTTACTTATCGGTATAGCGAGTAGAGATTCCAGAGGCGACTATGGCTGAAGAGAGCAAAAACGGAAAAGGCGACGGGCAGGGCGGAAGCAACACCGGCCAGAACGGAAAGAACGGTGCTGGCGGAGTTCTGACCAAAGTGGTTGCAGGGGTGAAGGAGGATGTGAAAGTCCTCACCACCGAAATGCCGGCCAAGGCTAAAGAGCAGGTGGAGATTGTTAAAGATCCCACCAAGACCCAGATATTCACCTCGATTTTTCGCCACAAGCACGACGACACGCCCCGCAATCGCGCCTTGGGCGTGCTCTCGAATGTGTTTCTTCATCTGCATCCGGCGAAGATCAACCGGGACGCTGTGCGTTACAGCTTTACCTGGGGGATGGGTGGGATCACGTTTTATCTGTTCTTCGTGCTCACGTTGACCGGCGTCCTACTGATGTTCTATTACCATCCCAGCAAGGTGCAGGCATTTCGTGACGTTCTGTATCTGGAACATGATGTGCCATTCGGCAAGCTGCTACGCAACATGCATCGCTGGGCAGCCCACTTGATGGTGATCGCGGTCTGGCTGCACATGTATCGCGTGTTTCTTACCGGATCCTATAAGAAGCCGCGTGAGTTCAACTGGAATGTGGGCGTCATCCTGCTAGTGCTGACGCTGCTGCTCTCGTTCACCGGTTACCTGCTGCCGGACGATCAGCTCGGCTTTTGGGCGGTTACGGTGGGGACCAATATGGCGCGAGCAACTCCGCTGCTCGGACATGAAGGGCCGTTCGGGCACCAGCTGGGTATGACTCCGTACAACGACATACGATTCGGCCTGCTCGGCGGCTCAATCGTGGATGCTAATGCTCTGCTGCGCTCCTACATATGGCACTGCATCGGCATTCCGATTGTGATTTCCGTATTCATGATCGTGCATTTCTGGCGGGTACGGAAGGACGGCGGTATCTCCGGTCCAGCTCCGGTGATGCTGGAGTCGGAAGTGAAAGAGCCGCGCAAATAGTTCCGGATTTCTGGGGGAATTATGGATTGGCATCAGCTATGGGAGATCGCGTCAACCCCTGACAATGTTCCGATTGTCGCGCTGGTTCCGTTGCTCATCATTTTTACGTGGATGGCAGTCAAGCAAGGTCGTGCAAACGATCAGCTTATTGCTGAGCTGGAAACCAATCCTTCGCTCGCCAAGATCCACCATCGCAAGACGTGGCCGTTCCGGCCGGGATGGCAAAAGGAAGTTCACGTCTGGCCGTTCTTGTTGCGCATTGAATTTCTTGCGGCAATTATCGTCAGCGCGGTTTTGATGGTTTGGTCCATCACTCTGAACGCCCCGCTGGAAGAGCCGTCGAATCCGAACGTCACCATGAACCCTGCGAAAGCGCCGTGGTACTTTCTGGGCTTGCAGGAAATGTTGGTCTACTTTGACCCATGGATCGCGGGCGTGGTGATGCCAACGCTGATCATCGTGGGGTTGATGGCGATTCCCTACATTGATACCAATCCCATGGGCAGCGGCTATTACACGCTGAGGCAGCGGCGCTTTGCGATCGGAACGTTTGCCTTTGGTTTTCTGTTTCTGTGGGTTTCGATGATCCTGATCGGGACCTTCATACGTGGGCCGGGTTGGCAGTGGTTCTGGCCGGGACAGACCTGGGACCATAGCCGCGTCATTTACGAGGTGAACCGCGACCTGCCCGATTTGTTCGGCATTACCAGCAACCTGGGCAAGGGAATTTTCGGCGCTGTTGTCGTGGGCGGATTTTACCTGGGAGGCGGACTGGCGTTTTTCGCGCTTTTTCGCCGGCTTCAGCCCAGGGACTGGCGCCGCATGAGCCTGCTGCAGTACTCGTTCATGGTGTTTTTCCTGCTCACGATGATTGCGTTGCCGATCAAGATGATCCTCAGGCTAGCGATGCACATTAAGTACGTTTGGATCACGCCGTACTTCAACATTTGAGGAGGCCCGGGTGCCGGAGCTGCCAATCCCCGAAGACGATCCGATAACCAGCCGGTCGTACGCGGCCTATTACGTGATTGCGACCGTCATCCTGATGGCCACGTTGTTCTGGGCCATGTGGGATGAAGCCTATGGGCAACGTCCCTGGAAACACTATCAGGGAGTTTTCAAAGAGCGCTATGCGGCCTTCCTCAAGACGGCGCGGTCAACTTCCTCGCACTCAGAGAAAGAAGTCGAGCAGAGCCCCGATTACGTGAACTTGAAGCAAGCATACGAGTCGGCAAATAAGCAGGCTTCGCCTCGCATGAAGGAAATCAATGAGAAGCTGCGCGACCTTTCGGCGCAGATCCTGGCCGTCCAAAACGTATTCACTGATAAGCGCGCCTATGCCAACGCGGTCACGTATTCGATCGAGACCGACACCAGCGCCTCGGGCAAGCGCAGCAAGCAGCAAGACCTCGACAAGTGGAAGCAGGGACCGTTCACGGTTGAGTTCCCCAATGGCAGCCGGAAGAAGTACAACTTCGCCCAATTAGAAGAGGAGTACAACGGCCTCAAAGATGAGCGCGCCAAGCTGAGCGCGGAACTTGCCGACTTGCTGAAACCCATTACCGAG
The nucleotide sequence above comes from Terriglobales bacterium. Encoded proteins:
- a CDS encoding Rieske 2Fe-2S domain-containing protein, which encodes MSDGQTKTMSGVLGNLPPWPRKPANNSVIAAEQAYRKRSGLPLLSEEDMAALRAGEPMPWERGDGVPAPAAAQSPAASAPAAPPTSSPAAAPAAASAASGPGMTETVKSLLASYPKWSKSAVAAEQARRKRTGQTLLTEAEMAALAGEAPAAAPAAAATTATTAAAPAARPAAPAAPAVVASAASAAARSGEATRYVGTPAVGTSKAAAAGGLASAGPRNTEVDQARRRLVWSAVAAFLGAWFIAFFRFFLPRTLFEPTTVFKIGTSSDYGLGIDEKWLQKYRIWVDRTPERLFVIYARCTHLGCTPDWKPAENKFKCPCHGSGYDNEAINFEGPAPRPMDRAHIEIAPDGQILVDTSRLYSWPKGQPSQFNDPGAYLSV
- a CDS encoding cytochrome b N-terminal domain-containing protein, giving the protein MAEESKNGKGDGQGGSNTGQNGKNGAGGVLTKVVAGVKEDVKVLTTEMPAKAKEQVEIVKDPTKTQIFTSIFRHKHDDTPRNRALGVLSNVFLHLHPAKINRDAVRYSFTWGMGGITFYLFFVLTLTGVLLMFYYHPSKVQAFRDVLYLEHDVPFGKLLRNMHRWAAHLMVIAVWLHMYRVFLTGSYKKPREFNWNVGVILLVLTLLLSFTGYLLPDDQLGFWAVTVGTNMARATPLLGHEGPFGHQLGMTPYNDIRFGLLGGSIVDANALLRSYIWHCIGIPIVISVFMIVHFWRVRKDGGISGPAPVMLESEVKEPRK